From the Catalinimonas alkaloidigena genome, the window ACTTTTCGGTGGCAGGCCTCTCCACACTTCTGTGGTCCTGCTCCGACGATATTCTCGACAAAAAGCCGCTCGACGGCTACAGCGAAGTGGACGTGTTTGCCGACGAGGCTCTGCTGACCAACTTCGTCAACGGCACTTACCTGGGCCTGCGCCACCCGTTTCGCGACGAAAATACGCTGACCGATGGCCTGACCGACAACGCCTACAACCAGCACGGCAGCGCCGTGGGCACCGTCTGGAATTACACGCGGGCGGAAGTAAACCAGGACAACGGCGAGGCCGTCACCAACGAGCTCTGGTCGCACGCCTACGGGTTTATCCGGCGCTCGAACCTGTTTTTCGAAAAGGCGGCTGCGTCGTCCATCGATCCGGAAGCGCTTACGCAACTGTCGGGCGAAATGCAGTTTCTGCGCGCCTACCAGTACTTCGACCTGATGCGCTGGTACGGCGGGGTGCCCCTCATTACCTCGACCTTCGGACTGGACGACGAGTCGTATGCCGTAAACCGGAACACGGCCGACGAGGTAGCGGCGTTTGTGGTGAGCGAATGCGACGAAGCCATCGCCAAGCTGCCTTCCATGTCCGACCCGGGCTACGTGACCGGCCGGGCGTCGGTAGAAGCGGCCATGGCCCTGAAAGCCCGGACGCTGCTGTACGCCGCCAGCCCGCTCTTCAACGCCTCGGGCGACCAGGCCAAATGGACGGCCGCCCGCGATGCCAACAAGGCAGTGATGGAGCTGAGCAGCGTGTCGCTGGTAGAAGATGCCGAAAACTACGGGGAGATGTTTCAGGGATACAATTCGCAGGAGGTGATCTTCGCGCGGTACTTCACCGAGGTGGTGAACCAGGGATGGGGCGCCAACCTCTGGCTTTTCCCGAACAGCAACGGCGGCTGGGCCAACACCACGCCTACCCAGGATCTGGTCGACCACTACGAGCTGACCAACGGCAAACTGCCCGAAGATCCGTCGTCGGGCTATAACCCGCAGGACCCGTACGTGAATCGCGATCCGCGTTTCTACGAATCGGTGCTTTACAACGGCGCGCCGTTCAAAGGAGAGGAGTACGAATACTTTGTGGATGCGGACGATCCGACCAACCCGGAACTGTCGGGCAAAGACTCGCCTTACTCGTCGATCTCTCCCCACAATGCCTCCCGGACGGGCTACAACTTCCGCAAGTGGACGCTAGAAAGCGAAGGCGAATATTCCGGGAACACCGGCCCCTGGATCGTTTTCCGTCTGGGTGAATTTTACCTGAACTACGCCGAAGCGCAACTGGCGCTGGGCGAAGAGGAAGAAGCCCGTACGGCCATCAACGCCGTGCGTACGCGGGTCGGCATGCCCCCCGTCACCGAGTCGGGCGAGGCGCTGGTGGAGCGTTACCGCAACGAGCGGCGCATCGAACTGGTGCTGGAAGACCACCGCTTCTTCGACTTCCGGCGCTGGATGATCGGGCCGGAAGTGCTGAATAAGCCTGCGCTCGGTGTGCAGGTTATCAAAGATGGTACTACCTTGACCTACGATTTTGGAAAAGTAGCCACCGATCAACGCAAATGGAACGACCGATTGTACCTGTTGCCGATCCCTTCGGGAGAGATTCAGCGGAGTGGGTCCAGCCTCAGCCAGAATCCCGGCTACTAAACACTTTGCCGTGTTTGATTGTGATAGCGTAGTAGACTACAGACGAACGGAGGCTACGGCCTCTGTTCGTCTCTTTGTTTAAATTCAGGAGTATGATGAGGCTTCGTTCGATTCGAGTTTGTGGGTTTCGGCACCTGTTGCCGTGGATAGGCAGCATGGGCCTTTTGTTGCAGCACTGCACTTCGCCGTCGCAGTTTCAGGAGACCGACCCGGAGCAGACGGGCGTGCGGTTTCGCAACGAGATTACCGAGACCGAACACAACAACATCATGACCTACGAGTACACCTACAACGGAGGGGGCGTGGCCGTGGGCGATGTGAACGGCGATGGCCTCGCCGACCTGTACTTTTCGGGCAATTCGGTGCCCAACCAACTGTACCTGAACCAGGGCAACTGGCAGTTCCGTGACGTGACGACCGCCGCGCAGGTGGCCGGCCGCCGCGACTGGGCAACCGGCGTGACGATGGCCGACGTCAACGGCGACGGGCGGCTCGATCTTTACGTGTGCTACTCGGGCAATACGCCGGGCGAAGGCGTGAACCGCCCCGTGATCCGTGACCGGCCCCAGCGCGCCAACCAGCTTTTCATCAACCAGGGCGTAAACGCCGACGGCGTGCCCACCTTTGTCGAACAGGCCAAAGCGTACGGCCTCGACGCACCGGGAACGTTCTCTACCCAGGCATATTTTTTTGACTACGACCGTGACGGCGATCTGGACCTCTTTCTCCTGAACCACGCCAACATGTTCTACTCCACGTTCTTCAACGTGAAAAAACTACGGTCGCTGCGGCACCCGTATTTCGGCAACAAACTCTACCGCAACGACCAACAGCATTTTGTGGAAGTGAGCGACGCCGCCGGCATCCACGGCAGCGGCCTCAATTTCGGGCTCAGTGCGGGCATCAGCGACCTGAACGGCGACGGCTGGCCCGATCTCTACGTCACCAACGACTACGACGAGCAGGATTTCTGCTACCTCAACAACCAGGACGGCACCTTCCGGGAAGTGTCGCACACGTTGTTCGGCCACCTGTCCAAGTACGGCATGGGGTCCGACATCGCCGACATCAACAACGACGGCCGCCCCGATGTATTCGTCAACGACATGCTGCCCGAAGACAACCACCGGCAAAAATTGCTGAAGGGTCCCGACGAATACGACAAGCACACCCTGGCGGTGGACAGCGGCTACCACCATCAGTACATGCGCAACACGCTGCAACTCAACCAGGGGCTGGCCCCCGACAGCCTGCCGCGCTTCAGCGAACTGGGGCAACTGGCCGGCGTGGCGAGCACCGACTGGAGCTGGGCTCCCCTGTTTGCCGACTTCGATAACGACGGGCGCAAGGACCTGTTCATCACCAACGGGTACCTCCACGATTACACCAACATGGACTTCCTGAAGTATACGGTGCAGGACGTCGTGGCCGAAGCCAATCGCGAGAACCATCCGGTCGACGTACTGGGCCTGATCCAGCGAATGCCTTCTACCAAACTGAGCAACTATGCGTTTCGGAACGAAGCGGGCCTGCGCTTTTCGAACCAGACCAAAGCCTGGGGCCTGGACCAGGCCTTTATTTCGAATGCCGCTGCCTACGCCGACCTCGACAACGACGGCGACCTCGATTTGGTGGTCAGTCATCTGAACGATCAGGTTTCTCTCTACCGGAACAACCAGGAGCAGCTCCAGAAAAATCATTACCTGAAAGTGAAGCTGGAAGGGCTGGCGCCCAACACCGGCGGCATTGGTGCAACGGTCCGCGTGACCACGCCCGACCAGGAAATTTACCAGGAAGCCTACTTTACGCGGGGATACCAGTCGTCGGTGGAGCCGCTCCTGACCATCGGGGTGGGGGATGCGACTACCGTGCCGGAAGTGCAGGTGGTGTGGCCCGACCAGCGGGTTTCGGTGCTGACGCAGGTAACGGCCGATCAGACCCTGGTGGTGCGGCAGGCCGACGCCCGCCCCGGCACCGCGCCGGTTCCGGTGCCGCCCGCGCCGCTGTTGGAAGACATCACCGCTACGTCGGGACTGGACTTCGTGCATCAGGAAAATGAGTACGTCGATTTTAAATCCGACCAACTGCTGCTCTATCAACTGTCGCGGCTGGGTGGAAAAATGGCCGTCGGCGATGTGGATGGCGACGGTAACGACGACGTCTTTTTCGGGGGCGCGGCCGGGCAATCGGGGCAACTCTACTGGGGGCAGGACGACGGCACGTTCCGACGACAGGCCGACCAGCCCTGGGCCGACGATGCCGCGCACGAAGATGCCGGAGCCACATTCTTCGATGCCAACGGCGACGGGGCGCTGGACCTGTACGTGGTGAGTGGCGGCAGCGAATTTCCGATCGAAGACCGCCGCTACCAGGACCGCCTCTACCTGAACCAGGGGCGGGGGCAGTTTGTGAAGGCCGAGGGCGCGCTGCCTGCCGAAACCGTGAGCGGCAGTTGTGTGACGGCGGCCGACTTCGACCACGATGGCGACCTGGATCTGTTTGTGGGCGGTCGCCTGCAACCCGACTATTATCCGTACACCCCCAAAAGCTTCCTGTTGCGGAACGACTCCGACGGCCGCACCGTGCGCTTTACCGACGTGGCCGCCACGATGAGTGAATCCCTGGCCGGAGCCGGCATGGTGACCGACGCCGTCTGGGCCGACCTCGACGCCGACCAGTGGCCCGAACTGGTGGTGGTGGGCGAGTGGATGCCCGTGATGGTCTTCCGGAACGAAAATGGACGTTTGCAACGGGCCGACGAAGCCGTACTGCACGAAAGCCAGGGCTGGTGGAGTGCCGTGGCGGTGAGCGACGTGGACGGCGATGGCGACCCCGATCTGCTGCTGGGCAACGCCGGAACCAACCTCCCTTTCCAAGCTTCGCCCGAGGAGCCCCTCACGTGCCATACCCTGGACCTGAACCAGGACGGCAACCTGGACCCGATCGTTTGTACCTACGTGCAGGGAAAAGCGTATCCTCTGCCCAGCCGAGACGAATTGTTGCAGCAGGTGAATCCGCTCCGCAAGAAATTTATCCGCTATTCCGACTACGCCGACGCTACCCTGGAGGACGTGATGGGCAAGAACCAGATGGCAGAAGCCCACGTGCTGACCGCCACCATGCTAACCTCTTCGTGGCTCGAAAACCAGGGCGGACGCTGGCACCTGCGGCCCCTGCCGGCCGGGGCGCAGACGTCGATGATCCACGGCTTTGTGCAGGAGGATTTCGACCACGACGGCCGTCCGGAAGTGCTGGCCGCCGGCAACTTTTATCCCTACCGGGTGCAGATTGGCCGGTCCGATGCCAGCACAGGAACCTTGCTCCGCTACCAGGAAGGGGCGCTGCAGGCCGATGCCCAGGTGCGGCTGTGGCTCACCGGCGACATCCGGGATGTGGCCCTGGTCCGCTCGAAACGGGGCGGCACGCGGGTGCTGGTGTCACGCAACAACGCCGCCCCCGGTCTCTACCGGATGCGCCCGACCGGAGAAACAGATCCGCACAAGGCGCACCCCGACCGCAATGCCCTTTAACACGAACACGTATGAATAGACTGTACTACTTTCTGAAAGAGTGGACGCTGGAGCGCCGCAAAACCGAACTTTTCGACAAAATGCAAAAGGAAAAGGGGCGTCTGATGGGCGTCGAGCTGATCAGCGAAACCGGGCTGGTGCTGGGGCAGTCGGATATCGACATACAGCGGGCGGCCTTGTTCCGGCTGGTGCTGGCCGCCCCGACGCGCTCCGAACCACAGGCTTAACCGTATTCTTTTTCCGTTAACTACCGATTCTCTTTTTTTCGTATCCATGAGATTTCTTGTCTTTCGCATCGGCACGATGCTGTGCCTGTTGCTGTGGTGTGGTGCCGGGGTCCGTGCGCAGTCGCCTGCGTCGCCCCCCTTACCCCTCATTCCGTATCCTGCCTCCGTGCAAACCGGGAGGGGAACGTTTATCCTTTCGGCCGAGACCCGTCTGGTGATTCCTAAAAAAGGCCTCTTTGCCCGCGAGGCCGATCAGTTGCAACAACTCATGGCGCGCGCGTTGGGCCAGCCCCTGCGCACGGCCAAAAAAGGCAACACCCAGGTGCTGGTGCTGCAACAAGCCACCGACCTGACCAAACCCGAGGCGTATCGCCTCCAGATCACGCCCGAGCGGGTGGTGCTGTCGGCGCAGGATCCGGCCGGCATGTTTCGGGCGATACAGACCCTGCGTCAGTTGTTGCCCGTCGAGGCCGAACAGGGGGGACTGGCACAGATGAGCCTGCCCGCCGTGACCCTCGAAGACGCGCCCCGGTTTTCGTGGCGTGGGTTGCACCTCGACGTCTCCCGCCACTTTTTCGGAGTCGAGTACGTCTACAAGCTGCTGGACCTGATGGCGCTCTATAAATTTAACAAATTGCACTTGCACCTGACCGACGACCAGGGATGGCGCATCGAGATCAAACAGTATCCGAAACTGACCGAAGAAGGGGCCTGGCGGACGTTCAACAACCAGGATTCGGTGGTGATGGAGCGCGCAAAAGAAAATCCCGATTTTGAGATCGATCCTCAGCACATCGTGAAGCGCGACGGGAAGGTGATGTACGGTGGCTTTTACACGCAGGACCAGATGCGGCAGATCATCGACTACGCCGCCGCGCGTCACATCGAAATCATCCCCGAAATCGACATGCCCGGCCACATGATGGCGGCCATTCAGGCGTATCCGTTTCTGACCTGCACGGAGTCGGCCGGGTGGGGCAAAACCTTCTCGGTGCCGATCTGCCCCTGCGACGAGCGCGTGCTGACCTTTGCCGAAAACGTCTACCGCGAAATCATCGACCTGTTTCCGTCGTCGTACATCCACCTGGGGGCCGACGAAGTGGAGAAGACCACCTGGGCGCAGTCGGCGGCCTGTCAGGCGCTGATGCAGCGCGAACAACTGGAAAGTGTCGAGGAACTGCAAAGCTACTTTGTGCACCACATGCAGCGCTTCTTTCATGCCAACGGCAAAAAGCTGATCGGCTGGGACGAAGTGCTGGAGGGCGGGATCGACTCGTCGGCCACCATCATGTACTGGCGAAGCTGGGTGAAAGATGCACCGCTCAAGGCGGCACAGAACGGCAATCCGATCATCATGACGCCCGTCGGCACGCTCTACTTCGACTATGCGCCCGACCAGAACTCGCTCGACAAGGTCTACCACATGCCCGTGGTCCCGGCAGACTTCACGGCCCAGCAGGCTACTCAGGTGCTCGGGGCGCAGGCCAACCTCTGGACCGAGTACGTGCCCTCGGAAGCGCGTGCCGATTTTATGTACATGCCGCGCATGACCGCCCTGGCCGAAAACGTCTGGACCAACCGCGATCTCTTTACTTCGTACGAACAGCGCCTGGTGGCCCATTACCCCCGGCTGGCCCGCCTGGGCGTGCACTACCGCGTGCCGGACCTGACCGGCTTTACGGAGAGCAACGTTTTTACCGAGGCGGCAACGCTGACGGTACACAAGCCGCTGGACAACCTGACCCTCCATTACACCACTGACGGAAGCCGTCCTGACCGCAACTCACCCACGCTGACCGGTCCGTTGCGCATCACCCGGTCGGATAC encodes:
- a CDS encoding RagB/SusD family nutrient uptake outer membrane protein; protein product: MKLKHILYFSVAGLSTLLWSCSDDILDKKPLDGYSEVDVFADEALLTNFVNGTYLGLRHPFRDENTLTDGLTDNAYNQHGSAVGTVWNYTRAEVNQDNGEAVTNELWSHAYGFIRRSNLFFEKAAASSIDPEALTQLSGEMQFLRAYQYFDLMRWYGGVPLITSTFGLDDESYAVNRNTADEVAAFVVSECDEAIAKLPSMSDPGYVTGRASVEAAMALKARTLLYAASPLFNASGDQAKWTAARDANKAVMELSSVSLVEDAENYGEMFQGYNSQEVIFARYFTEVVNQGWGANLWLFPNSNGGWANTTPTQDLVDHYELTNGKLPEDPSSGYNPQDPYVNRDPRFYESVLYNGAPFKGEEYEYFVDADDPTNPELSGKDSPYSSISPHNASRTGYNFRKWTLESEGEYSGNTGPWIVFRLGEFYLNYAEAQLALGEEEEARTAINAVRTRVGMPPVTESGEALVERYRNERRIELVLEDHRFFDFRRWMIGPEVLNKPALGVQVIKDGTTLTYDFGKVATDQRKWNDRLYLLPIPSGEIQRSGSSLSQNPGY
- a CDS encoding VCBS repeat-containing protein, with product MMRLRSIRVCGFRHLLPWIGSMGLLLQHCTSPSQFQETDPEQTGVRFRNEITETEHNNIMTYEYTYNGGGVAVGDVNGDGLADLYFSGNSVPNQLYLNQGNWQFRDVTTAAQVAGRRDWATGVTMADVNGDGRLDLYVCYSGNTPGEGVNRPVIRDRPQRANQLFINQGVNADGVPTFVEQAKAYGLDAPGTFSTQAYFFDYDRDGDLDLFLLNHANMFYSTFFNVKKLRSLRHPYFGNKLYRNDQQHFVEVSDAAGIHGSGLNFGLSAGISDLNGDGWPDLYVTNDYDEQDFCYLNNQDGTFREVSHTLFGHLSKYGMGSDIADINNDGRPDVFVNDMLPEDNHRQKLLKGPDEYDKHTLAVDSGYHHQYMRNTLQLNQGLAPDSLPRFSELGQLAGVASTDWSWAPLFADFDNDGRKDLFITNGYLHDYTNMDFLKYTVQDVVAEANRENHPVDVLGLIQRMPSTKLSNYAFRNEAGLRFSNQTKAWGLDQAFISNAAAYADLDNDGDLDLVVSHLNDQVSLYRNNQEQLQKNHYLKVKLEGLAPNTGGIGATVRVTTPDQEIYQEAYFTRGYQSSVEPLLTIGVGDATTVPEVQVVWPDQRVSVLTQVTADQTLVVRQADARPGTAPVPVPPAPLLEDITATSGLDFVHQENEYVDFKSDQLLLYQLSRLGGKMAVGDVDGDGNDDVFFGGAAGQSGQLYWGQDDGTFRRQADQPWADDAAHEDAGATFFDANGDGALDLYVVSGGSEFPIEDRRYQDRLYLNQGRGQFVKAEGALPAETVSGSCVTAADFDHDGDLDLFVGGRLQPDYYPYTPKSFLLRNDSDGRTVRFTDVAATMSESLAGAGMVTDAVWADLDADQWPELVVVGEWMPVMVFRNENGRLQRADEAVLHESQGWWSAVAVSDVDGDGDPDLLLGNAGTNLPFQASPEEPLTCHTLDLNQDGNLDPIVCTYVQGKAYPLPSRDELLQQVNPLRKKFIRYSDYADATLEDVMGKNQMAEAHVLTATMLTSSWLENQGGRWHLRPLPAGAQTSMIHGFVQEDFDHDGRPEVLAAGNFYPYRVQIGRSDASTGTLLRYQEGALQADAQVRLWLTGDIRDVALVRSKRGGTRVLVSRNNAAPGLYRMRPTGETDPHKAHPDRNAL
- a CDS encoding family 20 glycosylhydrolase translates to MRFLVFRIGTMLCLLLWCGAGVRAQSPASPPLPLIPYPASVQTGRGTFILSAETRLVIPKKGLFAREADQLQQLMARALGQPLRTAKKGNTQVLVLQQATDLTKPEAYRLQITPERVVLSAQDPAGMFRAIQTLRQLLPVEAEQGGLAQMSLPAVTLEDAPRFSWRGLHLDVSRHFFGVEYVYKLLDLMALYKFNKLHLHLTDDQGWRIEIKQYPKLTEEGAWRTFNNQDSVVMERAKENPDFEIDPQHIVKRDGKVMYGGFYTQDQMRQIIDYAAARHIEIIPEIDMPGHMMAAIQAYPFLTCTESAGWGKTFSVPICPCDERVLTFAENVYREIIDLFPSSYIHLGADEVEKTTWAQSAACQALMQREQLESVEELQSYFVHHMQRFFHANGKKLIGWDEVLEGGIDSSATIMYWRSWVKDAPLKAAQNGNPIIMTPVGTLYFDYAPDQNSLDKVYHMPVVPADFTAQQATQVLGAQANLWTEYVPSEARADFMYMPRMTALAENVWTNRDLFTSYEQRLVAHYPRLARLGVHYRVPDLTGFTESNVFTEAATLTVHKPLDNLTLHYTTDGSRPDRNSPTLTGPLRITRSDTIKVAATTPEGLIGETYTIRYRKETFAEPVAVAAPQPGLQVSYFPAYFRNTKGFADSTATQVTTAPQLEVPALVTAPSFGLKFRGYLEVPATGIYSFFFTCDDGGVLRIADRVVVDNDGQHGPVEKSGQVALKKGRHPFAVDFLEAGGGYTLKLEVQPEGQAPQPVPASWFSH